The following nucleotide sequence is from uncultured Flavobacterium sp..
TTTCAAACATCGGGCAAACCTATAATACATTGCAATACAACTTAACAAGTTTTTCGCCGTATCCTGAAATTGGTTTCAAAGGCAAACACTTTAATTTTATGGAAGCTAATGAAATTAAATATTACTCGGCTGCAACTCCATTAACTGAATTATTTTTTAATACAACAATAAATAAAGGACAAAACGTAGATTCATTTATTACACTAAACACGTCCAAAAATCTTAATTTTTCTATTGCTTACAGAGGTTTACGTTCAGAAGGAAATTATATAAACCAAATGGTAAGTGCGGGAAATTTTAGGTTCACTACAAGTTATGCGACGACCAGCAGAAGATATGCTATAAATGCTCATTTTGTCTCTCAGGATAATTTGAATGAAGAAAATGGAGGAATAACGACGTCATCAGATTTTGAAAGTGATAATAAAGATTATAAAAACCGTCAGCGTTTACAAGTTTACTTAACAGATGCCAAATCATTTTTAAAAGGAAGACGCTTGTTTTTTGACCATGCTTTTAGAATAAATCCAACAAATGGGAGTAATAATTTATATGTAACACATCAATTTAATTACGAATATAAATTCTTCGAATACAATCAGCCAACGGTACTTTCTACAGTAGATGGTGTGCAGATTCTACGTTTTGGAGAATCTTATGTAACAAGTAATATTAACGATCAGACGCGTTATGAAAAATTGTATAATAAAGTTGGAGTAGCTTATGAGAATTCTCTATTAGGGAAGTTTAATTTTTTTGTAGACGATTACAGATCAAATTATAAGTATGACAGAATTATAGTTTTTAAAGACGGAAGAACTATTCCGGATAATTTATTCCAACAGATTAATAATTTTGGAGGACAATATGAATATCAGAAAAACAAATGGAACGGTCGTTTTTTATATTCAAGATCAATCACAAATGTTTCGCTTTCTGATTTAGATGCTAAGTTGAGATACAATTTGAACGAAAAAATACAGTTTGATTTTAGATATAGAAACGTCAATAAATTGCCAAATAACAACTATAATTTATATCAAAGCAGTTACGTAAAATACAATTGGTCGAATAGTTTTAAGAACGAAAAAATAAATTCTCTTAGTGCAAATGTTTTTACGCCTTGGCTGAATGCCGAAGTTGAATATTCAGTTTTAAAAGATCATTTGTACTTTAAAGATATTTCAACAATAGAAGAAATTGCGGCTCGGACTCAAATTATAAGCCCGGCTCAATATGGAAATGTGATTAATTATTTGACAATAAAAGCAAGCAGAGAGTTTAAATTTGGACCTTTTGGTTTTGATAATACACTTTTATATCAAAAAGTAGATCAGTCAGATTTAATTTTAAATGTGCCTGATTTTGTAACCAGAAATACATTTTATTACTCAGGATACTTTTTTAAGAAAGCATTATATATGCAAACCGGAGTCGTGTTTAACTATTTTACCAAATATTATGGTAACGATTACAATCCGGTTGTTGGAGAATTTTTTATTCAGGAGAATAAAAAAATTGGAGGTTATCCGCTATTCGATTTATTCGTAAATGCGAGAATTCGTCAGACTCGATTTTATTTAAAAGCAGAACATATCAATGCTCTGTTTTCTAAAAGCGATTATTTTTCAGCGCCTAATAACCCTTATCGTGATTTTGGTATCCGATTTGGTTTAGTTTGGAATTTCTTCCAATAAAGTTAGGTTCTAATTACATTAAAAACCAAATATTAAATTTAAATAAAAATGGACTTTTCAAAAAACATTTTAGAAACAATTGGTAATACACCATTGGTAAAACTCAACAAAATTGTTGCTGAAATTGATGCCTTGGTATTGGCAAAAGTCGAAACTTTTAATCCGGGAAATTCTGTAAAAGACAGAATGGCCGTGAAAATGATTGAAGACGCAGAGGCAGATGGCAGATTAAAACCAGGAGGAACTATTATTGAAGGAACTTCTGGAAATACAGGAATGGGATTGGCTCTTGTGGCAATCATAAAAGGATACAAATTAATTTGTGTAATATCTGATAAACAGTCTAAAGAAAAAATGGATATTTTGCGTGCAGTTGGAGCAAAAGTAGTAGTTTGTCCTACTGATGTTGAGCCAACTGATCCACGTTCTTATTATTCGGTTTCTAAACGTTTAGCAGATGAAACACCAAATTCATGGTACGTAAATCAATACGATAACTTGTCTAATACGTTGGCACATTATGAGCAAACAGGACCTGAAATCTGGAAACAAACAGATGGTAAAATTACTCATTTTGTAGTTGGAGTAGGAACTGGAGGAACTATTTCAGGAGTAGGGAAATATTTGAAAGAGCAAAATCCAAATATTAAAATTTGGGGAATTGATACTTACGGATCTGTTTTTAAAAAATACCACGAAACTGGAATTTTTGATGAGAATGAGATCTATTCTTATATCACCGAAGGAATTGGAGAAGACATTTTACCTAAAAATGTTGACTTTTCAATAATTGATGGTTTTACAAAAGTAACTGATAAAGATGCCGCAGTTTATACCAGAAAAATTGCTCTTGAAGAAGCTATTTTTGTTGGAAATTCAGCAGGAGCATGTATCAAAGGATTGTTGCAGTTAAAAGAACATTTTAAACCGGATGATGTTGTTGTAGTTCTTTTTCACGACTCAGGAAGCCGTTATGTTGGTAAAATGTTTAACGACGACTGGATGCGCGAACGCGGATTTTTAGAAGAAAACATAACTAAAGCCGAAGACGTTATTAAAGATCATATCGATAAACAATTGATTGTTGTTCGTACAGAAGAGTTGGTTTCGCATGCAATTGAGCGTATGAGAAAATATAAAATATCTCAAATTCCGGTTGTAGATATTAACGGATTTGTTGGTTCTGTTGACGAAACAGATTTGTTTAGAAGTTATGTTGCGGATAAAAATGTAGCTGAAAAACCAATTAAAGAAGTAATGGGAAAACCTTTTCCAATTGTAAAATTAGGAACTCCAATCGAAGAAGTTTCCAAATTGTTTACCAAAGAAAATGATGCTGTTTTAGTAGATCTTGAAAATGGAAAACATCATATTATTACAAAGTATGATATAATTGGATCAATAAAATAAGACAATTTTATAATTTTATAAAACCATAAATCTAATTATCGAGATTAGATTTATGGTTTTTTTTAGCTTAAATAAATTTTAAAATGAATTTTACCGCAATAGATTTTGAAACTGCAACAGGGCATCATCCGTGTTCTGTGGGAATTGTTACCGTTCAAAATGGAATAATTGTAGACGAGTTTGTTACTTTGATTAAACCACCTAATAACGAATATAATCCATTTACGATTCGGGTTCATGGCATTTATCCAAAGGATACTATAAATGCCAAGTCATTTTTGCAAGTTTATCCCGAAATCGAAAAAAGATTAAAGAATAGAGTAATAGTAGCACATAATGAAAGTTTTGACCGCAATGTTTTGCTTAAGTCAATGGCACTTCATGGGTTGGATTACGAAGACTTAAATATAGCTTCAAAATGGGAATGCACCGTTAAAATTTATAAAGCAAAAGGGTTAAAGCCAACGAAACTGAGTGATTGTTGTCGTGAAATGAAGATTCAGTTAGACCATCATGAAGCATTATCTGATGCGCGAGCTTGTGCCAAGTTGTATATGCTGAAATAAATAACAATCAATTATTGTAGGATTAATATTATTTTTTATTAAATTTAGGCTTTTATAAATCACTGTAAAAGCCGTAAAATGAAAGAAGATTTTCTTCATTATCTCTGGAAATTCAAGAAGTTTGAAACATTGAATTTGAGAACTACACAAAATGAGCCTGTCATTATTATTAAAACAGGCGATTATTTAGAACTTTCAGGTCCGGATTTTTTTAATGCACAGATCATAATTGGAGATCAAAAATGGGCAGGAAATATTGAGATTCATATAAAATCTTCTGATTGGTATGTGCATCATCATGAAAAAGATAGCGCCTACGAAAATGTAATTTTGCATGTTGTTTGGGAACATGATGCAGAAATATTCAGAGAAAACAACATCGAAATTCCTGTTTTAGTTTTAAAAAATTATGTTTCATCTGATATTATATTATCTTATAAATCACTTCTTACCCCTAAATCATGGATATTTTGTGAAAAAGAAATTTCCCAAATAAATGATTTTGCATTTAAAAATTGGAAAGAAAGATTGTTTTTTGAGCGATTGGAACGTAAATCAAAATTTATTTATGATTTGCTCGAAGAAACAAATCAGGATTGGGAGGTCGTTTTATTCTGTTTATTAGCAAAGAATTTTGGATTAAATACCAATGGAGTTTCTTTCTTGCAAGTGGCCAAAGCTATACCGTTTTCAGTTATTCGAAAAGAAAGTTTTGAAGTAGAGAATCTCGAGGCATTACTTTTAGGAACTGCGGGTTTATTAGATAAAGATGGAGAAGATGTTTATTTTACAGATTTAAAAATCAGGTATTTTTATCTGCTGCATAAATACCAATTCAAAAAATGTCATATAGATCCAGTTCAGTTTTTTAAGCATCGTCCGGATAATTTCCCTACGATTCGGCTTTCGCAATTGGCAAATTTATATAGCAAACATCAAAATTTATTTTCCAAAATAATAAGTCTGAAATCAGTTAAAGAAGTATATAATCTGTTAGGTGTTTCTGCTAATTTATATTGGCAAAACCATTATCAGTTTGATAAAGAAAGTCCGAAGAAAGCGAAAGTTTTATCAAAATCATTTTTAGATTTAGTAATTATAAATACCATAATTCCAATTCAATTTGCTTATGCAACTACAATTGGTGAAACAATTTCTGAAGATTTAATTGAATTTATGAATGAAGTTTCGCCAGAGAATAATACAATTATAAGTAAATTTAAAGGCTTTGGAATTCTTTCTGAAAATGCTTTTGAATCTCAGGCTTTATTAGAACTTAAAAATGAATATTGTAATAGAAAAGCGTGTTTAAAATGCGTAATAGGAATGGAGTTATTGAAAAATAATTAGATAATTAGAAAATGTGTCAATTAGATAATTTTGTATTTTTGTCATCCTGAGCGAAGTCGAAGGATAAATTTAAAATATAAAATCAACTATGTCAGCTATTTTAAAACTAAAATTTTTTTTCGAGAAATATGGATTTCATGTTTCTTCAAGATTGGCTGACAAACTAGGAATGCGTGTAACAAGCGTTAGATTGTTTTTTATTTATATTTCGTTTGTTACGGCTGGTTTAGGTTTTGGTGTTTATCTTACGCTCGCATTTTGGATTCGTTTAAAAGATTTAATTCGTGCCAAAAGAACGTCAGTTTTTGATTTATAACTCAATTTTAAAGCATAAAAAAAGGATCATAAAGTATTTACTTCATGATCCTTTTTTATTTTTATATAGAAAATTATTCTTCTGGATTGTTTAATTTACTGTTTTTCTTACCGTAAGTAAAGTAGAAAACAACTCCTATAGCCATCCAGGCAAAAAGTCTCAACCAGTTTGTCCATCCTAAACCGTACATCATTGCACAACACACACCAACTCCTAATAAAGGTACTAAAGGAACAAATGGGGTTTTGAATTCGCGAACCATATCTGGTTCTTTTTTACGTAAAATAATAACAGATATACATACAAGTACAAAAGCAAATAAGGTTCCAATACTAGTCATATCTCCTACAATATCTCCTGGTATGAATGCAGCAAATGCACCAACAATTACTAAAATTGCAAGATTTGCTTTGTATGGAGTTTTGTATTTTGGGTGAACATCACTGAAAGCTTTAGGAAGTAAACCATCTTTACCCATTGCATAAAACACTCTTGATTGTCCTAATAACATTACTAGAATTACAGAAGAGAATCCAGCCAAAATAGCCACAGTTACTAATTGTCCTAACCATTCGTATCCAATCATATATTTATTGATGGCAAATGCAACAGAAGCCTCTTTACCACCAGTTCTAAAATCTTCAACAGTTGCAACACCAGTAAGTACGTGAGCAAAAAGGATATATAATAGCGTACAAACCGCTAATGATCCTAAGATTCCAATAGGCATTGCTTTTTTAGGATTTTTTGTTTCCTGAGCAGCTGTACTTACAGCGTCAAAACCAATAAAGGCAAAGAAAACAGTTCCTGCAGCACCTAAGATTCCCATAATACCACCATAACTATGATCAATTCCGTGCTCATCTGTAAAGATAGATGGTGAAGGGATATATGGAGTATGATTTGCCGGGTTTATAAAATGCCATCCAACTACAATTATTAAAATAACAATAGTTACTTTAACGATTACAATAATTCCGTTTACAAAAGCAGATTCCTGTATACCTTTTATCAATAATAAACTAATGATACTAACGATAAAAAGAGCAGGAAGATTTATAATTCCGTGTGTCACTTGATGTGTAACAGGATCTACTATTTTTTGAAATGGAGAATGCGAAAATTCAAATGGAATTGGACTTACATGAAGCACCGTGACCAGTAAATTATTGAGATATTCACTCCATGCAATCCCTACAGTTGCTGCTCCTACAGCATACTCAAGTATTAAATCCCAACCAATTATCCAGGCAAGGAATTCACCCATAGTTGCATATGTATATGTATAAGCACTACCAGAAATTGGAATAGAAGACGAAAGTTCTGCATAGCATAATCCAGCTAATGCACAACCAATAGCAGCAATAATAAATGCAATAGTAACTGATGGGCCAGCATTTTGCGCAGCAGCGGTAGCAGTTCTAACAAATAATCCTGCACCAATGATGGCGCCAATACCTAAGGCGATTAATGACCAGGCGGTCAAGGTTCTTTTTAACCCTTTTTCAGAATCAGCAGCTTCTGCTAAAAGCTGTGCTAATGGTTTTCTTTTCCAAATTGACATATTATTTATATTGGTTTATTGTTATTAAGCTCCAAATGTATTGTTTTTTGTAAAAAATAAAAACAATAATCATGTTTTAAGTTATAAAATATTTAATTATGTGATAATACCCACGATAAATACACTTTAAAATCTTATATTCATTAATTTTATTGGTGTTTTTCAGCATATAAATCATTTTGCAAATTAGTAATATTTTTAATACTTTTCTTAATAAAATGATTTATTTTCGCATAAGTCATATTTTAATCAGAAAGAAAAATTTATTAGAGAATGAATTTTAAAACAGTACTAGCATATTTTAAGTTTACAAATCAGCAGCGTACCGGAATTTTTTTGCTTTTCATAATTATAGTAGTATTACAAACAGTGTATTTTTTTATAGACTTTAGTCTTCCTGAAAAGTCTTTCCCTGAAAAACAGCAATGGATTTCTCTACAATCTGAAATTGATTCCTTGAAATTGATAAAATATAAAGAGCAGCCAAAAGTTTATACTTTTAATCCAAATTTTATCTCAGACTATAAAGGTTATAAACTCGGAATGTCAATTGAGGAAATTGATCGTTTATTGGCTTTTCGAAAAGAAAATAAATATGTGAACTCTGTAGAAGAATTTCAGCAAGTCACAAAAATTTCAGATTCTTTATTAAAAGTTATTTCACCTTTATTTAAATTTCCGGAATGGACTCAAAATAAATCTAGCTTTAAAGAAGAAAAGAAAACATACGCAGAGAAATCTTATTCGAAAAAAGAAAATAAAATTACAGTTTTAGATATTAATCAGGCAAGTCAGGATGATTTGATTAAAATTTATGGTATTGGTGAAGCTTTGTCACTACGGATATTAAAGCAAAAAGAAATTTTAGGCTGTTTTGTTTCGATGGAGCAAATGAGCGATGTTTGGGGACTTTCGCCAGAAGTAATAGCAGAATTAAACTCTCATTTTAAAGTTGTGATACCTTCAGGTTTGAAAAAAATCGCAATCAATGATGCTTCTTTAAAAGAATTATCGCAGTTTCCATATTTCAGATATGCACTAGCAAAACAGATAGTGACAACTAGAAGTATGAATGGAAATTTTAATAATATTGAGGATTTATCAAAAATTAAAGATTTTCCTGTTGAAAAAGCAAAAATAATTAGTTTATATTTGGAGTTCTAAAAAAATAGCACACAATGAATTTTGATTACAATGAAACGCAGTCGATGATTGCTCAGTCAATAAAAGATTTTGCCGATAAAAATATCAGACCTTATATAATGGAGTGGGATGAAGCTCAAATTTTTCCGGTTCCTTTATTTAAAAAATTAGGCGAAATGGGATATATGGGAGTTTTAGTGCCCGAAGAATATGGAGGTTCCGGTTTAGGATACCATGAGTATATTACAGTTGTTGAAGAAATTTCAAAAGTAGATCCTTCAATAGGATTATCTGTTGCAGCTCATAATTCGTTATGTACAAATCATATTTTGACTTTTGGGAATGAAGAACAAAAGAAAAAATGGCTGCCAAAACTTGCAACTGCTGAATATATAGGAGCTTGGGGATTAACAGAACACAATACAGGTTCTGATGCCGGCGGAATGAATACAACAGCAGTAAGAGATGGTGATGAATGGATTATAAACGGTGCTAAAAATTTTATTACGCATGCGATTTCCGGAGATATTGCAGTAGTAATTGTTCGTACCGGAGAAAAAGGTGATTCTAAAGGAATGACAGCTTTTGTTCTTGAAAAAGGAATGAAAGGATTTACATCAGGGAAAAAAGAAAATAAATTAGGGATGCGTGCCAGTGAAACTGCAGAATTAGTTTTTGATAGTTGCCGAGTGCCGGATGCAAATAGATTAGGAGAAGTAGGACAGGGATTTGTTCAGGCTATGAAAATATTAGATGGAGGCCGAATCTCAATTGGAGCTTTGTCGTTAGGAATTGCAAAAGGTGCTTATGAAGCAGCACTTAAATATTCTAAAGAAAGATATCAGTTTGGACAGCCTATCAGTAATTTTCAGGGAATTTCATTTAAACTGGCTGATATGGCAACAGAAATTGAAGCTTCGGAATTATTGTTACATAAAGCTGCTTTCTTGAAACAGCAACATAAACCGGTTACAACACTTGGAGCGATGGCAAAAATGTATGCATCAGAAGCTTGTGTGAAAATTGCAAACGAAGCAGTTCAAATTCACGGAGGTTATGGTTATACAAAAGATTTTCCGGTAGAGAAATTCTATCGTGATTCTAAATTATGTACAATTGGAGAAGGAACTACCGAAATTCAAAAGGTGGTTATTTCCAGAAATTTGCTAAAAGAGTAAAATAATAAGTTGGGCGTGCCCATAAAAACAAAAGCCATTTAGCAAACGTTAAGTGGCTTTTGTTCTTATGGTCGGGCTTTTCACTTCAATCTTTTTTGTTTTTAAAGAAAAAACAAAAAAGGATTTCCGTTGCAATCCCTCACGCATACAGGGTTTCTGAGGGAATTTTATATTTATGAAAATAATTTAGAATTTATAACCCATTATTCATAATTAATATATACTTTTGCAACCTTAACGAGAGGAGGTGTCTATATTATGTTAATTATACCAATTAAAGACGGAGAAAATATCGATAGAGCATTAAAGCGCTATAAAAGAAAATTTGATAAAACAGGAACTGTTCGTCAATTAAGAGCACGTACTGCTTTTATTAAGCCTTCTGTTATCAAAAGAGCTCAAATTCAAAAAGCTGCTTACATCCAAAACTTGAGAGATAGTTTAGAAAGTTAGTATTAAGCTTTTCAGAAATAATTACCGTTAGTTATCAAAATTTTGATGCTAACGGTTTTTTTATGCTTAATTTTGAGGTAACTATATATTAGGTGTGTTTTGTAATTAAACAAGTATTCGCTTTATGAAATCAAATAAAGAGGCATTTCGTGATTATCTTCAGTTGGAGAAAAAATATTCGGCACATACGGTTAATGCTTATTTGAATGATATTTTGTTCTTTGAAACGTTTAATAAAGATAATTTTGAACAGGAAAGTATTGAGAAGGTAAATTATAGCCAAATTAGAAGTTGGATTGTTTCTTTGGTAGATGCGAATATTTCTAATGTTTCAGTAAATCGAAAAATGGCTTCATTGAAAGCTTTTTATAAATTCCTTTTAAAAACAAAGCAAATAGAGGTTAATCCAATGTTGAAACATAAAGCATTGAAAACGCCGAAAATTGTTCAGATTCCTTTTTCTGAAAAAGAATTAACTGATTTAATGAAGGAAATTGATAATCCTTGTGGTTTTGAAGAAGTGAGGGATAAGCTTATTGTTGATTTGTTTTATGTCACAGGAATGCGAAGGGCTGAGTTGATACATTTGATGAAGAATAATGTTGATTTGTCTTCGAATGTGGTAAAGGTTTTAGGGAAGCGAAATAAAGAACGTATTATTCCGATTCTGCCTATTATAGTTGAGCAGTTTGATTTGTATCTAAAGGAACGTGCTTCGGTTGAGGAAATAGTAGATGATGATTATTTTTTTATTTCAAAAAAAGGGTTAAAATTGAGCGAATCTTTTGTGTATCGATTAATAAATTCTTACTTTAGTAGGGTCTCTGAAAAGGTAAAAAAAAGTCCGCATGTGCTTAGGCATACTTTTGCGACTCACTTATTAAATAACGGAGCGGATTTAAATTCAGTTAAGGAATTATTAGGGCATTCGAGTTTAGCGTCTACGCAAGTTTATACTCATAATAGTTTAGCAGAGCTTAAAAAGGTGTATACTGATGCGCATCCTCGGAACAAATAATGGTTCTGAAATGTTTAACCCTAAAATTAGTATTATGAAGGTAGATGTTCATGCAGTTAACTTTACTGTTGACAGAAAATTGGTAGATTTTATTCAGGAGAGAATGGATAAATTGGAAAAATATTACGATCGAGTGGTTTCGGCCGATGTTTTTTTAAAAGTTGAAAGAACAAGTGATAAGGAGAATAAGGCAGTAGAGATTAGGATTAATGTTCCGGGAGATGATTTTTTGGTTAGAAAGCAATGCAAAACATTTGAAGAAGCGGTCG
It contains:
- a CDS encoding putative porin, translating into MRIFIFLYLLVVPTLLFSQEKTTPKKGLDMNTKYTSITDTVKKKKSLVATIDQYQIITLEHDTTYADTSLTLKSAYKHNHLRKDTFGLLPFSNIGQTYNTLQYNLTSFSPYPEIGFKGKHFNFMEANEIKYYSAATPLTELFFNTTINKGQNVDSFITLNTSKNLNFSIAYRGLRSEGNYINQMVSAGNFRFTTSYATTSRRYAINAHFVSQDNLNEENGGITTSSDFESDNKDYKNRQRLQVYLTDAKSFLKGRRLFFDHAFRINPTNGSNNLYVTHQFNYEYKFFEYNQPTVLSTVDGVQILRFGESYVTSNINDQTRYEKLYNKVGVAYENSLLGKFNFFVDDYRSNYKYDRIIVFKDGRTIPDNLFQQINNFGGQYEYQKNKWNGRFLYSRSITNVSLSDLDAKLRYNLNEKIQFDFRYRNVNKLPNNNYNLYQSSYVKYNWSNSFKNEKINSLSANVFTPWLNAEVEYSVLKDHLYFKDISTIEEIAARTQIISPAQYGNVINYLTIKASREFKFGPFGFDNTLLYQKVDQSDLILNVPDFVTRNTFYYSGYFFKKALYMQTGVVFNYFTKYYGNDYNPVVGEFFIQENKKIGGYPLFDLFVNARIRQTRFYLKAEHINALFSKSDYFSAPNNPYRDFGIRFGLVWNFFQ
- a CDS encoding pyridoxal-phosphate dependent enzyme, with translation MDFSKNILETIGNTPLVKLNKIVAEIDALVLAKVETFNPGNSVKDRMAVKMIEDAEADGRLKPGGTIIEGTSGNTGMGLALVAIIKGYKLICVISDKQSKEKMDILRAVGAKVVVCPTDVEPTDPRSYYSVSKRLADETPNSWYVNQYDNLSNTLAHYEQTGPEIWKQTDGKITHFVVGVGTGGTISGVGKYLKEQNPNIKIWGIDTYGSVFKKYHETGIFDENEIYSYITEGIGEDILPKNVDFSIIDGFTKVTDKDAAVYTRKIALEEAIFVGNSAGACIKGLLQLKEHFKPDDVVVVLFHDSGSRYVGKMFNDDWMRERGFLEENITKAEDVIKDHIDKQLIVVRTEELVSHAIERMRKYKISQIPVVDINGFVGSVDETDLFRSYVADKNVAEKPIKEVMGKPFPIVKLGTPIEEVSKLFTKENDAVLVDLENGKHHIITKYDIIGSIK
- a CDS encoding 3'-5' exonuclease; translated protein: MNFTAIDFETATGHHPCSVGIVTVQNGIIVDEFVTLIKPPNNEYNPFTIRVHGIYPKDTINAKSFLQVYPEIEKRLKNRVIVAHNESFDRNVLLKSMALHGLDYEDLNIASKWECTVKIYKAKGLKPTKLSDCCREMKIQLDHHEALSDARACAKLYMLK
- a CDS encoding DUF2851 family protein; its protein translation is MKEDFLHYLWKFKKFETLNLRTTQNEPVIIIKTGDYLELSGPDFFNAQIIIGDQKWAGNIEIHIKSSDWYVHHHEKDSAYENVILHVVWEHDAEIFRENNIEIPVLVLKNYVSSDIILSYKSLLTPKSWIFCEKEISQINDFAFKNWKERLFFERLERKSKFIYDLLEETNQDWEVVLFCLLAKNFGLNTNGVSFLQVAKAIPFSVIRKESFEVENLEALLLGTAGLLDKDGEDVYFTDLKIRYFYLLHKYQFKKCHIDPVQFFKHRPDNFPTIRLSQLANLYSKHQNLFSKIISLKSVKEVYNLLGVSANLYWQNHYQFDKESPKKAKVLSKSFLDLVIINTIIPIQFAYATTIGETISEDLIEFMNEVSPENNTIISKFKGFGILSENAFESQALLELKNEYCNRKACLKCVIGMELLKNN
- a CDS encoding PspC family transcriptional regulator produces the protein MSAILKLKFFFEKYGFHVSSRLADKLGMRVTSVRLFFIYISFVTAGLGFGVYLTLAFWIRLKDLIRAKRTSVFDL
- a CDS encoding amino acid permease, coding for MSIWKRKPLAQLLAEAADSEKGLKRTLTAWSLIALGIGAIIGAGLFVRTATAAAQNAGPSVTIAFIIAAIGCALAGLCYAELSSSIPISGSAYTYTYATMGEFLAWIIGWDLILEYAVGAATVGIAWSEYLNNLLVTVLHVSPIPFEFSHSPFQKIVDPVTHQVTHGIINLPALFIVSIISLLLIKGIQESAFVNGIIVIVKVTIVILIIVVGWHFINPANHTPYIPSPSIFTDEHGIDHSYGGIMGILGAAGTVFFAFIGFDAVSTAAQETKNPKKAMPIGILGSLAVCTLLYILFAHVLTGVATVEDFRTGGKEASVAFAINKYMIGYEWLGQLVTVAILAGFSSVILVMLLGQSRVFYAMGKDGLLPKAFSDVHPKYKTPYKANLAILVIVGAFAAFIPGDIVGDMTSIGTLFAFVLVCISVIILRKKEPDMVREFKTPFVPLVPLLGVGVCCAMMYGLGWTNWLRLFAWMAIGVVFYFTYGKKNSKLNNPEE
- a CDS encoding helix-hairpin-helix domain-containing protein is translated as MNFKTVLAYFKFTNQQRTGIFLLFIIIVVLQTVYFFIDFSLPEKSFPEKQQWISLQSEIDSLKLIKYKEQPKVYTFNPNFISDYKGYKLGMSIEEIDRLLAFRKENKYVNSVEEFQQVTKISDSLLKVISPLFKFPEWTQNKSSFKEEKKTYAEKSYSKKENKITVLDINQASQDDLIKIYGIGEALSLRILKQKEILGCFVSMEQMSDVWGLSPEVIAELNSHFKVVIPSGLKKIAINDASLKELSQFPYFRYALAKQIVTTRSMNGNFNNIEDLSKIKDFPVEKAKIISLYLEF
- a CDS encoding acyl-CoA dehydrogenase family protein, producing the protein MNFDYNETQSMIAQSIKDFADKNIRPYIMEWDEAQIFPVPLFKKLGEMGYMGVLVPEEYGGSGLGYHEYITVVEEISKVDPSIGLSVAAHNSLCTNHILTFGNEEQKKKWLPKLATAEYIGAWGLTEHNTGSDAGGMNTTAVRDGDEWIINGAKNFITHAISGDIAVVIVRTGEKGDSKGMTAFVLEKGMKGFTSGKKENKLGMRASETAELVFDSCRVPDANRLGEVGQGFVQAMKILDGGRISIGALSLGIAKGAYEAALKYSKERYQFGQPISNFQGISFKLADMATEIEASELLLHKAAFLKQQHKPVTTLGAMAKMYASEACVKIANEAVQIHGGYGYTKDFPVEKFYRDSKLCTIGEGTTEIQKVVISRNLLKE
- the rpsU gene encoding 30S ribosomal protein S21, coding for MLIIPIKDGENIDRALKRYKRKFDKTGTVRQLRARTAFIKPSVIKRAQIQKAAYIQNLRDSLES
- a CDS encoding tyrosine-type recombinase/integrase; the protein is MKSNKEAFRDYLQLEKKYSAHTVNAYLNDILFFETFNKDNFEQESIEKVNYSQIRSWIVSLVDANISNVSVNRKMASLKAFYKFLLKTKQIEVNPMLKHKALKTPKIVQIPFSEKELTDLMKEIDNPCGFEEVRDKLIVDLFYVTGMRRAELIHLMKNNVDLSSNVVKVLGKRNKERIIPILPIIVEQFDLYLKERASVEEIVDDDYFFISKKGLKLSESFVYRLINSYFSRVSEKVKKSPHVLRHTFATHLLNNGADLNSVKELLGHSSLASTQVYTHNSLAELKKVYTDAHPRNK
- the raiA gene encoding ribosome-associated translation inhibitor RaiA, whose protein sequence is MKVDVHAVNFTVDRKLVDFIQERMDKLEKYYDRVVSADVFLKVERTSDKENKAVEIRINVPGDDFLVRKQCKTFEEAVELSAESLERLLVKRKEKIRAHI